The genomic interval CAGCTTGCGCTAAATAGTTcaaaaatagaatttatatttatttttatttataattttattataataaaaaaaaaccttaaaaaaaaagtaccgGTAAAATAAGGCGAAGCTTTTTTCATTGGAAGTTAAGAACTTTTTGTTCTCGAAGCTTGGTCACACTGGTGCTTAgctattgtttttgttgactgaattaaataaagaaattgcAATATAATGGATCCGGTAGTACTTGTTTTATCCTATGGAGCAGTGCCTCCACTGGAAATAGTCGAAAGTAAGTCTAGTTAATTGAATAAGTACCGAGGGTTCAACACACTgcttaattttgcattttgacGTTGTGACAGCTTTGTTTATTAGCGTTCAAGCCGAGACTTTAAATTTATGAGTAATGCATGCTAATTAAATGTTTCCATTTTGTTGACATGAACAGTACAAGTTCCTAAAAGTATTAGGgattgtttttgaaaaaccAGATGCTTTATAATTACTACCAACTTCGAACTATAAACTGATCTAATGTTCGTTACAGACATTTTATCCGAAGTCAACCAATCGAAGGAGTCAACTTCAACGGAGTGCTCACTGAATTGCTATAAATGCATCATTAAAACCAAGTATTATGACACTTCTATCAACTTAATTCCATTTTCCGGAAAACTTGAAGCTGTTCCCGAGAAAATTCTCCAAGCAACCGAGGCGCTAATCATTTACTTTGACTCGAAAGATGTGAGTGTTTCCTAAAAGCAATTATAAtggtatatataaatattaccaTTACTTGCAGACTTCCTTTATCGACACTATTCCCAAGACGTTAGCGAAGAACGAACAGATTCAGTTGGGCTTTCTGCTAACGTCCTCCACTTCAGATGAAGGTGGACTGTCCTTCGGGGAAATAAAGGAGAAAACTAACTTCTTCTTCGACATCATCACGTTGAAAAGCAATGCCGAGAGTGATTCAGATGAACCTGAAAAGGACTACGAGGAAGTTGTAGAGGGCTTAAAGAACGTAGTATGGTCCAATGTCAAGTTTGGATCTGGTAGGTGTACCCTATGATTTGGATTGAGAAGCCAATAATCCATTTCCACTTATTGATTTTCAGAACACAAAGAAGAAATTAGTGCCGAAGAGCTGGACAGTCAGCTGAAGGACTTTGAAAACTTACTCCTCACCGCGCAAAACCTACGTAACGATACGAGCCTCACTCGAGAACAATTTCTGGATCGAGCTGAGCAGTTTGCCGGCATAGTTTCCTCTATTTTAAACGACAATGATAGCGACTAACTGATACCCAACTAAGTGTACTGTTTGTtatcataaataaaagtaaataaattgtaaatttaaacatttgtccgtattatttgtttagtttCGAGGCTCTAGCCAGTCTAAATACAAACAGGattatgttaaatatatttggtttattattaaaagcggtacatattttttttgccgAAATAACAAGGTATAAAACGTTGTTTATTTGCTAATGTATGCTTGAGAGCTTATGTATATTAAggaatgaataaataaagtgtgtgtttgctgTTAACTTTCAATCATAAACTTAAAGATTCCGTTGTGGGCGATgaacaaataatatttttatggtTTCGCATTCTTCTGCAACGAGAAATGGTAAGATTAATAAACTCCACTGCAGTCTTTAGAATTCAAAGCTTACCTCCTCGGAGAAGTCCATGTCTTCCTTGATTGCCTTCGACCGTCGCTTTTCGTTTGACGTTAGCAGTTGTGAGACCTTCGTTTGTTTAGCTAGATCGTAGGCTTCTTTTTTACTCCGCATTGCACAGTCTTCCAGGGTTTCGGCTGCTTCAAACATGCCTTGACGTCGGTAAAGTGCTCCCAGATTTTTTAGAGTGGTTGTGACTGTGGGCGAATCCACTTTAGCGGCCTTATGCCAACCGCCGTACTCGCCATATGGAGTGTTCTCCCTGTTATCAAATTTGTGCTCTTCCCGCTCTTCAGCCACCTAAAAAATTATAGTAAGAAATGACACTTTATAGTAGTTACCAAGCAAAGTAGCAAAACGCAATATTACCTGCCAAATGGGCTTGTTTTTACTGTCGATGGCGCCAAACTCACGTTCGTGGGCTCGCGTCAAGACCTGCTTGTAGAGGATCTCAGCTTCGGAGTATCTTCCTTGCTTCAGATAGCAGCCGGCCAGATTATTCTTTGTCTTGGCCACGTTGGGATCATCGGGACCCAGTTTTGATTCGTAGATGTCGAGAGCTCGCTGGTAGTACTTCTCAACCTCGTCGTATTTGCCCTGATTCTGGCAGAGCAAGGCGAGATTGTTGAGTTGCTTGGCAACATCGGGATGATCCTTTCCCAGGACTTTCTCTCGGATCTCCAAGGCACGCTTGCACAGTGGCTCGGCATCTTTGTACTTGCCACGTTTGCCATAGAGGACGGCCAAGTTGTTCAACGTGGCCGCCACGGCTGGATGGTTCTCGCCCAGTGTTTTTCCCCGAATCGACAGAGCGTCGTTGAGTAAATTGGCGGCCTCCTTATACTTGTTCTGAATGGCATGATATGTTGTTAATTAATGATTGCATATATTAAGTTAATCAAAGCGTAGACGCACCTGATCGCGGTACACGAGAGCCAAAATGTTCAGCATGGTTGCTACATCGGGATGGTCGTGGCCACTTGTCTTTTCGAGATCTTCCAACGCTTGTTTGCAGAGGGGAACGGCTACCTCGTACCTGCAAATACATCAAATTATTGCAATAAAAGTAGAATTAGCACATGTAGATAACAATGTTGTGGGTAGggagtttttctttttatggaCGTTGACCTACCTTCCCTGCGATGCATACTGAATGACCAGGTTGTGCAGAGTGCGAAGACGGGCTGGAATCTCGTAGCCGGAAGTCTGGTTGGCGAACTGGCTGGGCGGAGTGGGCGACATGTTGTGTCTGTCCTCGTTTTCCTCGTCCGGGAATAGCTCCACCACGGGATCAGTGCGGGACTTATCGCACGCGTCGTCCTGCTCCTGATTCTCGTCGTACTTCTTCACGGACGCCATGAACTCCAGGtgcttcttctcctcctccagttGGGCCACCAGCTGCTCGGATGCCTGGAACTTCTGCTGAGTGTTGGCCAGCTCGTCGCGCAGCCAGGCGTTCTCCTGGTGGAGTCGACGCACCTGTGTCTTAAGCTTGTGCTTCTCGGCCTCGATGTTCTGCAGATGGGATGTCAGAGCCATCATCACCTGGGCCTCGCTGAGTCCCAGTTCGATGTTCTCGATGTTCTTGCGCAGCATGTCCGACTTCTCATTGTCTTTCTGGACCTCGGCGATTCCGTTCATAATCGAAACATGCTCCACTCGCAAGGCTTCGAGGCCTTGAAGGACTGTTTTCGTATTGGTTATTATTTCGTCCTGCGACATTTGCGTCATTTTGCCGATTTTCTCGATTTTCTGTCTGCAAAACACATACGAAATACAGATTAATAGGTGCTCTTACTAGCCTTTGGCATCTTAAAGTGTAACAATAtgaatgaaattcaaattaaaaggTGTTTATCGAGGTATTTGATGTGTTTTACAGCCTGTATGATTTTATAGCTTTGGAGACAATCATTTTAACCGTATATTAAACGATTCAAGCTGCGTTAATCAATAcgatgaaaaataaaattcttagTGCGCATGTGCGCTTAAAAGGTGGTTGAAAATCGGAAATGCCCGCTTTAATATATTCGCTTTAACGATAACTTATGGAAActtaagaattattaaaagtaaGGAATTCACTTTTCTGATTAGCTTTAAGTATTAGCATGCTTTGGGCCAATCAGATAAAATCCAATTGAGTTTGAACTCAACTTCCAATTGGAAAATAAGGATGAAAGTATATTCGATTTATATCGAATACGGCGCTTGCAAgcctttcttttatttattatttatcagCATAGCCGGTGGAATTTACATAAACATGACACTTGGCTAAACAGTTTAAAGCGTTTACCATAGTTTTAATTATGGGCGAAAGTTAATTACGCTTGGCGTCatgcaacaaacaaaaaacgaatTGCAAAAGTAGCTGCTTACATCAACTGGCAGGAATTATGAAGTTTTTCTGCAGACCGAAGCTTTTAGTACCCTAATCTAGTATTGTCTTTCGTCATTTGCCTTTCGAATTGGAAATCTAGATTGCGTAAAATGAGATTGTGAGTTGAATTTGAGTGGATTGCTCGATTCTTTATCAAGATCAACAAATGTTGTGATTTCTTTGGTCGGAAATGATCGGCAATATTGGGAAATGTTCGGATAGTCAAAgcataaatattgcaaataGGGTTACAACACCCTAGCTCACTTATTCCAGTGTATTAAAACGTGAGTCACTTTATGTACATTATATCCGTGAACACTTAAACATAATAGTTCGTTGCATTAGAGATTGAATTCCGTATTTATCATGCTATGCGATAACTTCTGGCGATGAAATCACCATATATGTGTGTTTAGTTCTGCCACACGAGATGCCGACGAGAACTTTTCCAACTAAACTTgattatttatgtaaaatgGCTCATATTTTCCAGCACAAAACTTTTCTTCAAGTGACAGTCACTTATATTTATGTGCAACATACACACATAAGCACAAGTAGaattgtttgtgtgtgcgtggttGGAAATTGTCTTTCGAAATCCAGTTGGAAATTGTTATGCAAGCTATCGCGGAGTGCATTCAGTTATTGTGACTTATTACCAGCTGTTTTGCTCTGCAAACTCTTCAAATAATCGAAATAGAGCGTAGattttctataaaaaatatcttacACTGCAAACttctaaaataaaactgaGTGTGACCGTAGTCGGGGCGTTGAGTTTTCTTCTGAATGATTGGGTATTCTTGAGCTTTGCAGTAGTGGTCACACTGTCGGATACAGAACGCAGTGGAATCGGAACACTAactaaaaattgaaaattcctTAACAAACGGCTAGATTTATAACAATGAGACAGTATATTAGTTAAAATTTAGTTTAACTTAGTATAAATATAGTTGTAGTTAAAAAGTAAATTTGAGCAACATGTTGCTTGTAAGCGTCAATCAAATGTTTGAAGAGGACAAACAAGCATACTTTGGTGGAACAGGTATTGATTTAGTTCAATAATacacaaaattttaattttgaaaacgaataacaagtttattttgaaatacatacacaaaactatattaattaatttgttataaaCTTAATGTATTTGAAAACATCGTTATTATATTAGCAAGCTGGcattattttgtattcaagATACGGTCGCACTATtctttttgtaataaattttgCAAGACTTTTTCAAGTCTCTGTTTTTGttctatattttaatttttaccgTATAAAACTGAACAAAAGAGTATGCCACCCCCAAGACCGAAGGGGATAGGATTTAATACAGGAGCTACCCAACCCAGATCGAACTCAAACACGCCAATGTCGGAGAGGCAGCAAATGGCTTTGCTCATCCAAATGACAGCCAACTCGTCGACAggtaaatatgcaaaataattaagtaaatCCCTAGTTTCCAAATGTTTTAAGCGGGGCCTATGGCTTAGTTACATTTTCACGCACATGCAAAGTTAAGGACTTTCGCTCTTCGGCTCGATTTGCAATTCATACTAGGGTGCTTCCttgcatacatatttacatacatatacgtacatacatcTATGAATGTACATACCTACATAAATGTATCTGAGAGTCAGGAATAATGTAAAGTATCCGAAAAACTGGTTTAGCACATAACAAAGTGTAAGAAGATTAATAAATCTAGTAAAGATGTCAAAAAGATACCTGCTTCTATCCTTTTACCgtgttttaaaaatgattactCATTTAACTAAGCTTAAGTTGCttaatttctaaaaaaatcTTTTCGGTTGTGTTTCCTACGAACCAAACTGCGAACACCACCGAAAAAGATATAATTTTACTCTCCCACATGATCTTCCAAACTCAATCACACAGCCGTCAAATGTATTGTATAAGATTCTCGTTCTTGCAGATTCAACCCGCACCAATTTAAAGAAGAATGAATGCAAGAAAGGAGACACAGAGACTGATGAGGGCAGCCTGAATGAGAAGCAAGAGGTTCTGGACACGAAAGATAAATCTTCAGCGGAGGAAAGTAGCAACGATGGTAAAACCAGCGATACGAATCATCAGGGAACTTCGGCTGCCAAGCGCTGTTACTCAGACATAGAGGAGGACTACGAGGAATCTGGCGAGGACgtgaagaaaaaaaagcgTAAGGACTCGGAGCATGGAAAGGACGTGAAAGGTGCCTCCCTGAAACTCACCTCTCGCGTCGAGAAAAGCTCCAAGCTAGCAGCCACGAAGGGATCTCCATCAGCAAACAAAAGCAGTGCCTCAAATGCCGAAAAAGAGCAGGCGGAGACTAGTAAGAATGTAGACATTGAAAACGAAACAGAGTGTAGCGATGATTACAAGAGTAACGACAGCCTGTACAACGGAGGACTCAAAGTACCGCCATTGAAAATTGTGATTCCGCAACAGAACTGCTCAATTGACACTGAGGGCAATGTGCTTAGAACTGGCAAGGTGACTGCCTCCCGCAATGCCGCCCTGCCGTATGTGGTCAGCTCCAATAGTGATTCCATTGACACCGTCATAACTAATCAATCTATTAGCCCGCACGAAAGTCCACAGAAGAGCAACAGCATTTGCTCCACAGCCCTGGATGACAAGAATATAAAGCTCTTCAATGACGAAAAGAACCTGAGGGTCCTGCGAAGCTCTCATCGCACTGGAGTGACCAGTGTGGAGCGCAGTTCCAATAACTCCTCCCCGCAAATGCAGAGCAGCTCTCCATCACCAGCGTCATCCAATCATGCCAACGATCCTGCAGATGTAAAGCTCTCCTATAGCAACATGACTTCTAGTCCAATTCCGCAAGGCCACCAGTTTGACCAGGAGGCAATCACCAATGTTCCGAGCCCGTCGACGTCGTCGACTTCCTCGTCCAAGGACATAAATCCCTCGAACGTGGAACTCCATCCACGGAAGCGAAAGATTCGGCCCAAAAACACCGACGACAGTTCGAAGAACTCAAATGCGGCGGATTCCGGTGTCAACTCCGAAGAATCTCACCCCCATGACCATCCCTTCACCAATGGCTTCCAGATGTTCTTAAGCATCCGTCGTCAGATCGAAAAGAAGTGGAAGAGCTTGTATCCGGTGAAGCCGAGACCTCCGCAGGGATACAACGAGTATCTGCTGACAAAGAAATCATACCTATTAAGGCGCAATGCGGCGATCTCAGTTCCCGATATTCCGCGCACTGTCCCGCAGGCCATGGAGAGGATCTATCAGGATCAGGAGAAGGCCAGACGAGACTTGATCGAAGCGCACACCGTGGAGCGGGAAAAACTCTGCATGAACGTTGAGCAGGAGATCATACGGGTCCACTCGAAGGCGGCCAGGAGCATATCTGGACAGCCGGCGCCCTATTCCGTTTGCACATACTTGAAGGACGATGAGGTCTACAACATGATTACACCGGAGCAGGACGAAAAAGAGAAGAGTGCTCGATGCCGCTTTAATGGACGATTGCTACTCAGCTGGTTGCAAGACGTCGATGATAAGTGGGAAAAAATCAAGGTACGCtcaccaaaacaaaaccattTGCGAATCTTAATTGCTGTTATCTTTCAAGGAATCCATGGTGTTGCGGCATCATAACGAGGCGGAAAGTCTGCATGCCGTGCAGGTGATGGATTGGAATATATTCGCAAAACGAAATAGACTATGTGACAACCCGATTGAAGTTAATTTGGAGCACGTTCCGATCGTTTCAGTTGGAGACGATTTTGACACATTGCCAACATAACTGACGtattggaattaataaattgttacaaaattatacatttGTAAACTAGAGATACTTTCAAagtccttttttatttaacttatcATTTATGTACGTGCAAAATCGATTTGTTATTAATGTGCACTTAAGTTGTCCACAATATTTCTTGCATAATTAACCATGTCCTGTAAATAAAGTAGGTATGAAATTTGATACATAGCAAtagatatataaaataatcttaCTTCACACGTTTCCGactgtttgtttttggaaaTAATTTGTTCAAGCTTCGACAGGATTTCCTCCCGTTTCTCTGTAGATAGTTTTAACTCCGATTCCCGAGAAAGGGACGAAAGTGCAAACAGAGTAGTTTCTTGCTTGATGTCAAAGTCTTCAACGGGCTTAAGGTTTTCCGCTAGCACAGGAAACACGTCTTCCTTTACAAAATCATCTGTTGcgaatgaaaatttaaagatTATATGTGCTGGGTTGTATATGCTACCTCGAATTACCTCTGACAGACTTCTCGATTGAAGTTAACGATGCAATAAGAAATGCAGTCTTCAcgtaaacatttaaattagtGGATTTTAGACAGGGTATCAAGGACCTGATACCATTTATGCGTTTGAACTCCTCGTAGCCAGGCTGAAAGTTCCTTATCAGCGATGATAACGCATACAAGGAGCACCGCACGGTGCTGGGATTTGAATGGCTCAAATTCTTTGCAAGTGCAGGGAGGAACTGGTCACTTATGAGGGCGTTCTGACAAAACACATTATTCTGCGACACTTCAGCGACGGTATTGAGTGCCGATTCCCTAACTTCGTTATCCGAATGTGTTATGTAGCGCAGCAGTGTTGCGGTTCCGCCGAGCTTCACCAGTGTAATGGCATTGTCGATGTCATCAATGTGGCTCCTTATGACATCCAGACTTTCGATTTGGTCGTCCGTGCTGGCCTCCTCGCTGTTCAAGATCACTAAAGCTGCTTTCAGTGCCGCCGCAGCATCCACCGTCATGGCATTTAGGGCATTGGCCAAAAACTCAGCCCTCTGAAAGATAAAAGATTTTTTAGTTTACATAGTTCCAAGTTACTATAgtcaatttttaataataatgtacTTATATGTACAAAAAGAGGTTTCTTATACTTTGTAGAATCGAGGTGCCAGAAaggtacatatatttaaaccaaatttgaattttaattggaacCCCATTCGGAGGAGCACATGGTCAAACAGATTCTAGATGATTCGATTGACTCACAGTGTAGGACTCACTTTTGGATCATTTGCAAAGTATAACTAGTTGGGGGATGAAACTTAACACAATAATGTTTCTCAATATTCCTCAAATACTCTAAATTTGTAGTGTTTACATACCTCGGGATCGGCAGTTTCCGACTTTGGGGCTGCATCTGGATTTGGATCGTGGTGTTGCACCGTATATTTCAGTACATTCTAAGGACAAGTTAcattttattggttttaagAACATAGTGAACCTAAATTACTTACCTGCAAGCTTAAGGCTCCTCTGGGTACGTTTGGATCGGTCATTTTAGAAATAGTCTCTGTTGCAAtcacaatatatttttttgtttttgacacTAACTAGTGAtggaatttcaaaattatCGCGCAAGACCGATACAATAACTTTCAATCAAAAAACATCATAGACAATACTTCAAACTTAGGTAACACTCACGCCACACGCAAATATGactaaattatattatattaagtatttcttaataaatttgttaatgaaataaataaaccagaGAAACCACCTGTTTACTCAACCACAATCCAATTCCACAACCTGTTCCGATTCCACTGGTTCCATTTGTGACTCGGCAATATTTATGCGGTGTAGATAGTCCCCAATCATATGTTTATAGTTTTGGTGTTAGGGaatgaattaaaaacaaatatttaataggaTTAGCGTGAGTGGTTAATAAACAAGCATGTTACGAGACCTCATAACGTGGGTGCTGAATACGTATCTGGGAAAGTATCTGGAGAACTTGAATTCCGCCCAATTGTCGGTGGCCCTGCTTTCGGGTAATGTGATATAATTGTTTATCTTTATTCCGCATCGCATAAACAATATCTTTTCCTGTAGGCGAAGTTGAGCTTGAGAACATACCCATACGCAAAGATGCCCTCCGCTCGTTCAATTTGCCGGTCGAAGTCACCGCCGGCACAATCCGCAAAATCAAACTCGAGATTCCAGTCCGCCAGTTTAGGACTTCGCCATGGTGCATCTCCATCGAGGGCCTGTTCTGCATCATCTGTCCAAAGAACCTGGACAACTGGGACTACGAGAAGGAGAAGGTGCAGGATCTGGAGTACAAGCTGGCCGTTCTGGACACCGCAGAAGCTGGCTGGCGGTCCGAGAAGGGCAAGCAAATGGAGTCCTACTACTTCTCGTCCTACAACAACTGGTTGAAGTACGGCACCAACATGGCCACCAACATCATTGACAACATTGAACTCAAGATATCCGATGTCCACTTTCGGTTTGAGGACATCGTGGACACCGGCAAGAGCAAGATATGCACAGGGATCAAGATCGGATCTCTGACCGCCCAGAGCTGCGACTGTGATTGGACCAATGGGTCCTACAAAATGACTAATAACGAAATGAACTACAAGCTGGTGGAGCTCAAAGAGCTCTCGGTCTACTGGGATCTGTTGCACGAGGACATCAAATGTCAGTCGTACTCCAACCAGGAGATCCTCGAAAAAATGCACTCTACCTGCGAGTTGAGAGCCCACAACTTCATCATCAAACCCATTTGTGCAACAGCCAGGTGGAAGCGCGATAAATGCCAGCAAGTGATACGTACCAAAGACAAACCCAGGGTTTCCTGTGAACTTCTGGTTCCCGAGGTGGTCATAGACATCTCTAAGGTAACTAAACCCAACTTAAACATGAATGAAACGTAATTTACCTAGGTCCAAAGTTCAAGActtttatgtacatattttaattaccaAAACATTCGTGAATCATATTTTTACCAACAAATTGGCATATCTGTTGTGTCCAACCAAGCCCTAAAATCAACGTGTACAATAATAAACACAGTTGTATTTTCATGACGCTGTCGTTATCATCAAATTATGTTCtgataaattattataatatttccAGGTCCAGCGACTCCAAATGTTAGATAAGCTCTCAGAAATCCGTCAAGTTAAGGAAGTTCGACAATACAGGCTTAAGCGACCCACTTGCACCGTTGAAAGTAATCCAACCTCATGGTGGAAATACGCCACCATTTGCCATGGATTTGACTTTAAGAAAAATGAGGAAAAGTGGCTTATGCTCAAGGAAAATCTTCGATACATGCTGCTATACAAATCAATTATATTAAATCCAAACGAAAATCTATCCGCCGCAGATAAAGAGTTTAAAGCCTACATCGAGAGCGATAGAAAGATCTCGGATTTAACCATAATGAGAAGGATATGCTTTGAGAAAGTGTTTACGAAAGGATTCTCCTTTGAATCACAGAACGAGCAGGGAAAGAACATGCTCTTTCATTGGTTTCCGAACTGGATGGGCTGGTATGCAAACAGTCCCAGTACCCCAAATAACGAACAGGATGAATCCCTTAAACATTTGGAAGATGATATTCTCGTTGCTTTGGAAAACTCACTTCAGAACTCTTCTGATTTAAAAAGCGATGCTGTCTTCGGACACTTTTCAATCAAGCTTCTCAAAGGACTGGTAATCCTTCAGACCGAAGATAAATTAAATGATGGCAGGAATAAGtcaatggaaatgcaattCAATAACTTCTCCGCCTACCTCCAACTTAGCCCACAGCTAACTTCTTACACTGTGGGCATATCGCTGCAAGAAGTATACTTGATAGACAAAACCAGTAGTGATACGATGcacaattatttaattaagccACAAACAGGGAATACAGCTACAGCAAACCAAGTCGTAAAGAATAC from Drosophila yakuba strain Tai18E2 chromosome 3L, Prin_Dyak_Tai18E2_2.1, whole genome shotgun sequence carries:
- the LOC6533918 gene encoding uncharacterized protein LOC6533918, producing MDPVVLVLSYGAVPPLEIVENILSEVNQSKESTSTECSLNCYKCIIKTKYYDTSINLIPFSGKLEAVPEKILQATEALIIYFDSKDTSFIDTIPKTLAKNEQIQLGFLLTSSTSDEGGLSFGEIKEKTNFFFDIITLKSNAESDSDEPEKDYEEVVEGLKNVVWSNVKFGSEHKEEISAEELDSQLKDFENLLLTAQNLRNDTSLTREQFLDRAEQFAGIVSSILNDNDSD
- the LOC6533919 gene encoding kinesin light chain isoform X3, producing the protein MTQMSQDEIITNTKTVLQGLEALRVEHVSIMNGIAEVQKDNEKSDMLRKNIENIELGLSEAQVMMALTSHLQNIEAEKHKLKTQVRRLHQENAWLRDELANTQQKFQASEQLVAQLEEEKKHLEFMASVKKYDENQEQDDACDKSRTDPVVELFPDEENEDRHNMSPTPPSQFANQTSGYEIPARLRTLHNLVIQYASQGRYEVAVPLCKQALEDLEKTSGHDHPDVATMLNILALVYRDQNKYKEAANLLNDALSIRGKTLGENHPAVAATLNNLAVLYGKRGKYKDAEPLCKRALEIREKVLGKDHPDVAKQLNNLALLCQNQGKYDEVEKYYQRALDIYESKLGPDDPNVAKTKNNLAGCYLKQGRYSEAEILYKQVLTRAHEREFGAIDSKNKPIWQVAEEREEHKFDNRENTPYGEYGGWHKAAKVDSPTVTTTLKNLGALYRRQGMFEAAETLEDCAMRSKKEAYDLAKQTKVSQLLTSNEKRRSKAIKEDMDFSEEKNAKP
- the LOC6533919 gene encoding kinesin light chain isoform X2; its protein translation is MIVSKAIKSYRLQKIEKIGKMTQMSQDEIITNTKTVLQGLEALRVEHVSIMNGIAEVQKDNEKSDMLRKNIENIELGLSEAQVMMALTSHLQNIEAEKHKLKTQVRRLHQENAWLRDELANTQQKFQASEQLVAQLEEEKKHLEFMASVKKYDENQEQDDACDKSRTDPVVELFPDEENEDRHNMSPTPPSQFANQTSGYEIPARLRTLHNLVIQYASQGRYEVAVPLCKQALEDLEKTSGHDHPDVATMLNILALVYRDQNKYKEAANLLNDALSIRGKTLGENHPAVAATLNNLAVLYGKRGKYKDAEPLCKRALEIREKVLGKDHPDVAKQLNNLALLCQNQGKYDEVEKYYQRALDIYESKLGPDDPNVAKTKNNLAGCYLKQGRYSEAEILYKQVLTRAHEREFGAIDSKNKPIWQVAEEREEHKFDNRENTPYGEYGGWHKAAKVDSPTVTTTLKNLGALYRRQGMFEAAETLEDCAMRSKKEAYDLAKQTKVSQLLTSNEKRRSKAIKEDMDFSEENAKP
- the LOC6533919 gene encoding kinesin light chain isoform X1, encoding MIVSKAIKSYRLQKIEKIGKMTQMSQDEIITNTKTVLQGLEALRVEHVSIMNGIAEVQKDNEKSDMLRKNIENIELGLSEAQVMMALTSHLQNIEAEKHKLKTQVRRLHQENAWLRDELANTQQKFQASEQLVAQLEEEKKHLEFMASVKKYDENQEQDDACDKSRTDPVVELFPDEENEDRHNMSPTPPSQFANQTSGYEIPARLRTLHNLVIQYASQGRYEVAVPLCKQALEDLEKTSGHDHPDVATMLNILALVYRDQNKYKEAANLLNDALSIRGKTLGENHPAVAATLNNLAVLYGKRGKYKDAEPLCKRALEIREKVLGKDHPDVAKQLNNLALLCQNQGKYDEVEKYYQRALDIYESKLGPDDPNVAKTKNNLAGCYLKQGRYSEAEILYKQVLTRAHEREFGAIDSKNKPIWQVAEEREEHKFDNRENTPYGEYGGWHKAAKVDSPTVTTTLKNLGALYRRQGMFEAAETLEDCAMRSKKEAYDLAKQTKVSQLLTSNEKRRSKAIKEDMDFSEEKNAKP
- the LOC6533920 gene encoding ankyrin repeat domain-containing protein 11, with translation MPPPRPKGIGFNTGATQPRSNSNTPMSERQQMALLIQMTANSSTDSTRTNLKKNECKKGDTETDEGSLNEKQEVLDTKDKSSAEESSNDGKTSDTNHQGTSAAKRCYSDIEEDYEESGEDVKKKKRKDSEHGKDVKGASLKLTSRVEKSSKLAATKGSPSANKSSASNAEKEQAETSKNVDIENETECSDDYKSNDSLYNGGLKVPPLKIVIPQQNCSIDTEGNVLRTGKVTASRNAALPYVVSSNSDSIDTVITNQSISPHESPQKSNSICSTALDDKNIKLFNDEKNLRVLRSSHRTGVTSVERSSNNSSPQMQSSSPSPASSNHANDPADVKLSYSNMTSSPIPQGHQFDQEAITNVPSPSTSSTSSSKDINPSNVELHPRKRKIRPKNTDDSSKNSNAADSGVNSEESHPHDHPFTNGFQMFLSIRRQIEKKWKSLYPVKPRPPQGYNEYLLTKKSYLLRRNAAISVPDIPRTVPQAMERIYQDQEKARRDLIEAHTVEREKLCMNVEQEIIRVHSKAARSISGQPAPYSVCTYLKDDEVYNMITPEQDEKEKSARCRFNGRLLLSWLQDVDDKWEKIKESMVLRHHNEAESLHAVQVMDWNIFAKRNRLCDNPIEVNLEHVPIVSVGDDFDTLPT
- the LOC6533921 gene encoding hsp70 nucleotide exchange factor fes1 — protein: MTDPNVPRGALSLQNVLKYTVQHHDPNPDAAPKSETADPERAEFLANALNAMTVDAAAALKAALVILNSEEASTDDQIESLDVIRSHIDDIDNAITLVKLGGTATLLRYITHSDNEVRESALNTVAEVSQNNVFCQNALISDQFLPALAKNLSHSNPSTVRCSLYALSSLIRNFQPGYEEFKRINGIRSLIPCLKSTNLNVYVKTAFLIASLTSIEKSVRDDFVKEDVFPVLAENLKPVEDFDIKQETTLFALSSLSRESELKLSTEKREEILSKLEQIISKNKQSETCEDMVNYARNIVDNLSAH